A window from Sinanaerobacter sp. ZZT-01 encodes these proteins:
- the scfB gene encoding thioether cross-link-forming SCIFF peptide maturase — MIHKYKFKDQNIVLDVNSGAIHLVSDSIYDILGCYKEKTKEEIYTLLGNRYKKEELEKAYTDIQTLEEENMLFSDDSQITNEMLEGRGSVIKAMCLHVAHDCNLRCKYCFADKGAYVGERALMSLETGKRAIDFLLNQSGSRRNLELDFFGGEPLMNFEVVKQLVRYGREAEKPLNKNIRFTITTNGVLLDDAKIDFINEEMSNVILSIDGRKAVNDEMRQTINGQGSYDVIMDNYLRFVKKREGLYYVRGTFTAKNLDFAEDVKHLVDLGFKNVSVEPVVTDPTLDYALHESDSKVIKAEYDRLTDLFLEYEEAGKDFSFFHFNLDLNQGPCVYKRVAGCGAGTEYVAVSPEGDIYPCHQFVGNESFKLGNVKEDQFENKLFDRFNKAHIYNKEACRECWAKFYCSGGCHANAYHSNGDILKPYELGCELEKKRLECAIGIKAVEACR, encoded by the coding sequence GTGATACATAAATATAAATTTAAGGATCAGAATATAGTGCTGGATGTCAATAGTGGTGCCATTCATCTTGTGAGTGACAGCATTTATGATATATTAGGATGTTATAAGGAAAAGACAAAGGAAGAAATTTATACTTTATTAGGAAATAGGTATAAAAAGGAAGAATTAGAAAAAGCTTATACAGATATTCAGACCTTAGAAGAAGAGAATATGCTTTTTTCGGATGATTCTCAAATAACAAATGAGATGCTGGAAGGGCGAGGCTCTGTCATTAAAGCGATGTGCCTTCATGTAGCTCATGATTGTAATCTACGCTGCAAATATTGCTTTGCAGATAAAGGAGCTTACGTCGGCGAACGTGCACTGATGTCTTTGGAAACAGGGAAGAGGGCAATTGATTTTCTGCTAAATCAATCAGGAAGTCGTAGAAATTTGGAGCTTGATTTTTTCGGTGGGGAACCTTTGATGAATTTTGAGGTAGTGAAGCAATTGGTACGTTACGGGAGAGAAGCGGAAAAGCCTTTGAATAAGAATATCCGTTTCACCATCACGACAAACGGCGTTTTGCTCGATGATGCAAAGATCGATTTTATTAATGAAGAAATGTCAAATGTTATTTTAAGTATAGACGGAAGAAAAGCAGTAAATGACGAAATGCGTCAGACGATAAATGGACAGGGAAGCTACGATGTGATTATGGACAACTATCTACGTTTTGTTAAAAAAAGAGAAGGACTCTATTATGTGAGAGGAACCTTTACTGCAAAAAATCTCGACTTTGCTGAAGATGTGAAGCATTTGGTGGATTTGGGATTCAAAAATGTATCAGTAGAGCCTGTGGTCACGGACCCTACTTTGGATTATGCACTCCATGAGAGCGATTCAAAGGTTATAAAAGCAGAATATGACCGCTTGACTGATTTGTTTCTAGAGTATGAGGAGGCAGGAAAGGATTTTTCTTTCTTCCATTTTAATTTAGACTTAAATCAAGGACCATGTGTTTATAAGAGAGTTGCCGGCTGTGGAGCAGGAACGGAATACGTTGCTGTATCACCGGAAGGTGATATCTATCCATGTCATCAATTTGTGGGAAATGAATCCTTTAAGCTTGGGAATGTGAAAGAGGATCAGTTCGAGAATAAGCTTTTTGACCGCTTCAATAAGGCGCATATCTATAATAAAGAAGCTTGCCGGGAATGCTGGGCAAAATTTTATTGCAGCGGCGGATGCCATGCAAATGCTTATCACAGCAATGGAGATATTTTGAAACCTTATGAGCTTGGATGCGAATTGGAGAAGAAACGATTGGAATGTGCAATCGGAATTAAAGCGGTAGAAGCATGCAGATAA
- a CDS encoding metallophosphoesterase, producing MRILVISDTHGYVSPAMEIYRNQHEIEPIDCIVHLGDLVSDARALKARLHAEVISVKGNMDGSHSEEDYKILTTEYGNLLLCHGHMQNVKYDTQNLLYRAEELGCKAALYGHTHIPSFVDANGIYLLNPGSLSLPKGGNPGSYAMIETSSEEFRATILFEPPKKPKVTGGYLRDLLNNSDRA from the coding sequence TTGAGAATTTTAGTAATAAGCGATACGCATGGCTATGTGAGCCCAGCAATGGAAATCTATCGTAACCAGCATGAGATTGAGCCGATCGACTGCATTGTTCATCTGGGCGATTTAGTGTCCGATGCCAGAGCTCTAAAAGCAAGATTGCACGCAGAGGTTATTAGTGTAAAGGGTAATATGGATGGAAGTCATTCGGAAGAGGATTATAAAATTTTAACAACAGAGTATGGAAACCTTTTACTGTGTCACGGACATATGCAAAATGTAAAGTACGATACGCAGAATTTACTGTACCGAGCGGAAGAACTTGGCTGTAAGGCTGCACTTTACGGTCATACACATATCCCTTCCTTTGTAGATGCAAATGGAATTTATTTATTAAATCCGGGAAGCTTATCACTTCCAAAAGGCGGAAACCCTGGCTCTTATGCAATGATTGAGACCAGTTCGGAAGAATTTCGGGCTACGATCCTGTTTGAACCCCCAAAAAAGCCAAAGGTAACAGGCGGATATTTGCGGGACTTGTTAAATAACAGTGACCGGGCATAA
- a CDS encoding sigma-54 interaction domain-containing protein: MKRIAVVAMEKQYAKYLRDNLALYLSNYAEFYYYSLSEIEKMDFIEEEFVVISTFTIFQGVKHKMTTQSELIVVNVTLSREKIKPLYELPMGTRALLVNFDYRTCVQAITNLYGAGLHNLELVPYFGEDDYDHTIHLAITPNEVRLVPEGIKKIIDIGESVIDFSCLYHIAERLGVSDVFAAKEGIRAKKIGYFSNFGMERLLGENESLTERVDTLIKLMKQGIILADIVGNIYTCNEKAQRLLQNRSELLVGFNISELLPEIKIQSYQKQKKEPRDELICINGMNLIISVVQIIVEEEIRGSIITLDNFEEVEEKQHGIRTRMSSSGHKARYSFSDIIGDSHEIIKTIQIARRMAKSDSSVMIIGESGTGKEIFAQSIHNESLRSRYNFVAVNCAAIPENLLESEMFGYAEGAFTGAKRGGTVGYFELAHKGTIFLDEIGEMPLNLQSKLLRVIEERQITKVGSNKQFYVDVRIICATNKNLFGLVEKGGFREDLYYRLNVLPLRLPSLKERKSDIYPILLHFMKQVGIPLSFTEEAKEALIYYGWRGNIRELRNAVEFLCNLGKEKIELKDLIFLRETQTVRRSSLMQEEKLGNEVGGEIAEYEKSYILRFGNKIPLMRFVLEELIKAKGDKEFLSRNKLYRKATERGLSFTEGEIRGMIRSLSEAGFLDSRSGRRGTSILDRGIHLYRSLNKL; the protein is encoded by the coding sequence ATGAAGCGAATTGCGGTCGTTGCAATGGAAAAACAATATGCAAAGTATTTGCGAGATAATTTAGCATTGTATTTATCGAATTATGCGGAGTTTTATTATTATTCTCTTTCTGAAATAGAAAAGATGGATTTCATTGAAGAAGAATTTGTTGTCATTTCTACCTTTACTATTTTTCAGGGAGTGAAACATAAGATGACGACTCAATCAGAGCTGATTGTGGTCAATGTAACGCTGAGCCGTGAAAAGATAAAGCCGCTTTACGAGCTGCCAATGGGAACAAGGGCACTTCTTGTAAACTTTGATTACCGAACCTGTGTGCAGGCAATTACGAACCTTTACGGTGCGGGACTGCATAATCTGGAGCTGGTTCCTTATTTTGGAGAGGATGATTATGACCATACCATTCATCTTGCGATTACGCCGAATGAAGTGAGGCTGGTTCCTGAGGGAATTAAAAAAATAATAGATATAGGAGAAAGCGTAATTGATTTCAGCTGCTTGTACCATATTGCAGAGCGGCTGGGTGTCTCGGACGTATTTGCTGCGAAGGAAGGAATACGTGCCAAAAAAATCGGCTATTTTTCTAATTTTGGAATGGAGCGTTTGCTCGGAGAAAATGAAAGCCTTACAGAAAGAGTCGATACTTTGATCAAGCTTATGAAGCAAGGAATCATACTGGCAGATATTGTAGGAAACATTTATACCTGCAATGAAAAAGCACAAAGACTTTTGCAGAATCGTTCTGAATTACTCGTGGGCTTTAATATTTCTGAACTGCTCCCTGAAATTAAAATTCAAAGTTACCAGAAGCAGAAAAAAGAGCCTAGAGATGAATTGATTTGCATCAACGGCATGAATTTAATTATTTCTGTCGTTCAGATTATAGTAGAAGAAGAAATCAGAGGAAGTATTATAACACTTGATAATTTTGAAGAAGTGGAAGAAAAACAGCACGGTATCCGAACGCGCATGAGTTCATCCGGTCACAAAGCGAGATATAGTTTCTCGGATATCATAGGTGATTCTCATGAAATTATAAAGACGATTCAGATTGCCCGTCGTATGGCGAAATCAGACTCTTCTGTTATGATTATCGGAGAGAGTGGCACCGGAAAAGAAATTTTTGCACAGAGCATTCACAACGAATCACTGAGAAGTCGTTACAATTTCGTAGCAGTAAATTGTGCGGCGATACCAGAAAATCTTTTAGAAAGTGAGATGTTTGGTTATGCCGAGGGTGCGTTTACGGGAGCCAAGAGGGGTGGAACGGTAGGATACTTTGAATTGGCCCATAAAGGAACCATATTTTTGGATGAAATCGGAGAAATGCCTTTGAATCTTCAATCCAAATTATTAAGAGTAATTGAAGAACGCCAGATTACGAAGGTAGGATCAAATAAGCAATTTTATGTTGATGTAAGGATTATTTGTGCAACGAATAAAAACTTGTTTGGATTGGTGGAGAAGGGCGGATTTCGGGAAGATTTATATTACAGATTGAATGTGCTGCCGCTTCGTCTTCCGAGCCTTAAAGAGAGAAAATCGGATATCTATCCGATTCTGCTTCACTTTATGAAGCAGGTAGGCATTCCGCTTTCCTTTACGGAAGAAGCAAAAGAAGCCTTGATTTACTATGGGTGGCGAGGCAACATAAGGGAATTGAGAAATGCGGTGGAATTTTTATGTAATTTGGGCAAAGAAAAAATAGAATTAAAGGATCTGATCTTTTTACGGGAAACGCAAACGGTGAGAAGAAGTTCATTGATGCAGGAAGAAAAATTAGGAAATGAAGTCGGCGGAGAAATAGCAGAATACGAGAAAAGCTATATTCTGCGGTTTGGAAATAAAATTCCGCTTATGCGATTTGTGCTGGAGGAGTTGATAAAAGCAAAGGGCGATAAGGAATTTTTAAGCAGAAATAAGCTGTACCGCAAAGCAACGGAAAGGGGACTTTCATTTACGGAGGGAGAAATCCGGGGGATGATCCGCAGCTTAAGTGAAGCTGGATTTTTAGACAGCAGGAGCGGAAGGAGAGGCACTTCTATTCTCGATCGTGGAATTCATTTATATCGATCATTAAATAAATTATAA
- a CDS encoding sigma-54 interaction domain-containing protein — protein sequence MKRIAVVAMEKQYAKYLRDNLALYLSNYAEICYYTVAEVERMEQIPEEFVLVSAFTIFQRVKEKIKETSELIVISITLNKEKVEPLRKLSKGTRALLVNIDERTCMQVITSLYAAGFRNVELIPYWGTNGYDESIKLAITPDEEWLVPDGMEKIINIGERIIDLNCIYDIADKLGAETLFGSREAFEAKNNMYFGNANIERILGLNKNLSGRIEALLHLMDQGIIITDVLGKVCLHNDKAQAFLRRRSELLIGFDMLDILPELKAFTATNRKENSDKELIEINGENLVVSLSGIVQDGEHLGNVIILDNFEKIEEQQHGLRSKLSGVDHEARYHFEDIKGKSEELEKVITAAKRMARSDSSVLITGESGVGKEVFAQSIHNESSRASYNFVAVNCAAIPENLLESEMFGYEEGSFTGARKGGKIGYFELAHKGTIFLDEIGEMPLLLQSKLLRVIEERKIVKIGSHKVVNVDVRIIAATNKDLMQLVCEGNFREDLYYRINVLPLQIPSLRERSEDIMNLLEWFLSLMDCSFTFSHSAKKIIERYPWQGNIRELRNAAEYLANLNKVEIDVVDLPPSLRNFAKDAEGPRGIPAAENAGGSILKKEKEYSAHFNYRFLLREGKRVELFLFILSELAENYQCRKRIGRSGLMQRALKEGSLFTEAEIRTALRKLDDFGFVSTGIGRGGSVITESGFSLLNDIKGLIG from the coding sequence ATGAAGCGGATCGCGGTCGTTGCAATGGAAAAACAGTATGCAAAGTATTTGAGAGATAATCTGGCGCTTTATTTATCAAATTATGCTGAGATCTGCTATTATACGGTGGCAGAAGTAGAACGAATGGAACAAATTCCTGAAGAGTTTGTCCTTGTGTCGGCTTTTACTATTTTTCAAAGAGTAAAGGAAAAGATAAAGGAAACCTCAGAACTGATTGTAATTAGCATTACGTTAAATAAAGAGAAGGTTGAACCCTTGAGAAAACTTTCTAAGGGAACACGTGCGCTTCTTGTAAATATTGATGAACGGACATGCATGCAGGTAATTACATCCTTGTATGCAGCAGGCTTTCGTAATGTAGAGCTGATTCCTTATTGGGGGACAAACGGCTATGATGAAAGCATTAAGCTGGCAATCACCCCCGATGAGGAATGGCTGGTTCCTGATGGGATGGAAAAGATTATTAATATCGGAGAACGTATCATAGATTTAAATTGCATTTATGACATTGCAGATAAGCTTGGTGCAGAGACGCTTTTTGGTTCTCGGGAGGCATTTGAAGCGAAAAACAATATGTATTTCGGAAATGCGAATATCGAGCGAATTCTAGGTTTGAATAAGAATTTATCCGGTCGGATAGAAGCACTCCTTCATCTGATGGATCAAGGCATCATTATCACAGATGTCTTAGGGAAAGTATGCCTGCATAACGACAAGGCACAGGCTTTTTTGCGCAGAAGATCAGAGCTTTTGATTGGTTTTGATATGCTGGATATTTTACCAGAGCTGAAAGCGTTCACTGCGACAAACCGAAAGGAGAACAGTGACAAAGAACTGATTGAGATAAATGGCGAAAACTTAGTTGTCTCGTTAAGTGGCATTGTTCAAGATGGAGAACATTTAGGCAATGTAATCATTTTGGATAATTTTGAAAAGATAGAAGAGCAGCAGCACGGCCTTCGAAGCAAGCTGAGCGGAGTGGATCATGAGGCACGCTACCATTTTGAGGATATAAAAGGGAAAAGCGAAGAATTGGAAAAGGTAATCACAGCTGCAAAACGGATGGCTCGCTCCGATTCATCGGTTCTTATTACGGGAGAAAGCGGCGTGGGAAAGGAAGTGTTTGCACAGAGCATTCACAATGAATCCTCACGTGCAAGTTATAATTTCGTCGCGGTGAATTGTGCGGCGATTCCTGAAAATTTGCTGGAAAGTGAAATGTTTGGCTACGAAGAAGGGTCGTTTACAGGAGCACGCAAGGGCGGTAAAATCGGTTACTTTGAGCTGGCGCATAAAGGGACGATTTTTCTTGATGAAATTGGCGAAATGCCCCTTTTGCTGCAATCAAAATTGCTTCGTGTGATTGAAGAAAGAAAAATTGTAAAAATCGGATCGCATAAAGTTGTGAATGTAGATGTTCGGATTATTGCAGCAACCAATAAGGATCTCATGCAGCTGGTTTGTGAGGGTAATTTTCGGGAGGACTTGTATTACCGTATTAATGTTTTACCTTTGCAGATACCAAGTCTCAGAGAACGTTCGGAAGATATTATGAACTTGCTGGAGTGGTTTTTGTCTCTTATGGATTGCAGCTTTACATTCAGCCATTCTGCGAAAAAAATAATTGAAAGGTATCCGTGGCAGGGCAATATTCGTGAATTGCGTAATGCAGCAGAGTATCTTGCCAATTTAAATAAAGTGGAAATTGATGTTGTGGATCTGCCTCCGTCATTACGCAACTTTGCAAAAGACGCAGAAGGACCGCGGGGAATCCCTGCTGCTGAAAATGCAGGAGGAAGTATTTTAAAAAAAGAAAAAGAGTACTCTGCACATTTTAATTATAGATTCCTTTTGAGGGAAGGGAAGCGTGTGGAGCTGTTTCTTTTTATATTATCGGAACTGGCTGAAAATTATCAGTGCAGGAAGCGTATAGGGCGCAGCGGGTTGATGCAAAGAGCGCTGAAAGAAGGGAGTCTGTTTACAGAGGCTGAGATTAGAACGGCGCTTCGAAAATTAGATGACTTTGGATTTGTTTCTACCGGAATCGGCAGAGGAGGCAGTGTAATTACGGAAAGTGGTTTCTCGTTATTAAACGATATAAAAGGTTTAATTGGTTAA
- a CDS encoding short-chain fatty acid transporter — MSSNTNSTLQKGTLLWQMSKKFQFAAEKIIPDSFVFCLILTFIVFIGSLVAGAKPLELVNAWADGLWTQSTFAFQMSLMVVVCATCAKSAQVNRLLTKLADLVHTPTGAMILLMLFGYGSSFVNWAFCTIVTPILAMQLAKRINGLHFPMMIAAGYSCMILGQCLGPSASLYALLATPGHFLEDKIGVLTQAQTTYNTMNVILWTVLAVSFMVIAIFTRPPKHETVEFSSALDSVSPNYDVIEKLTPADKMNGSRIIMWLIGVGGLVAILYSFISKGFLGSLSVNFIIFLFLIINCFLYNSPRAFVEAHKDNMRLSCEVLIQFPFYGGIMGLMNCGLGQVIVSAIVSVANARTMPLFSFLSASVVNLFIPSQGGQWIVQGPLIVDAVQQTGANMIDCINAFVLGDEATNLLQPLYVIPALSVVGMKLKDVWGFMAFIWVFWSVITCLGLYFIPMFV, encoded by the coding sequence ATGTCAAGTAATACCAATTCAACCCTTCAGAAGGGTACTCTTTTATGGCAAATGAGTAAAAAGTTTCAGTTTGCGGCAGAAAAAATTATTCCCGATTCCTTTGTTTTTTGTTTGATTCTTACATTTATTGTATTTATAGGCTCACTTGTGGCAGGTGCAAAACCTTTGGAATTGGTGAATGCTTGGGCTGACGGACTATGGACACAATCTACCTTTGCGTTTCAGATGAGCTTGATGGTTGTTGTCTGTGCTACCTGTGCTAAATCGGCTCAGGTAAATAGACTCTTAACAAAGCTGGCAGATTTGGTACATACTCCAACAGGAGCTATGATTTTACTCATGCTGTTCGGCTATGGCTCCAGCTTTGTCAATTGGGCATTTTGTACAATTGTAACGCCCATCCTTGCCATGCAGCTTGCGAAGCGCATAAATGGCCTTCATTTTCCTATGATGATAGCTGCAGGATATTCTTGCATGATTTTAGGGCAATGCTTGGGACCATCCGCATCCTTGTATGCTTTGCTTGCAACTCCCGGTCACTTCCTTGAAGATAAAATAGGCGTGCTCACTCAGGCGCAGACAACTTATAATACTATGAACGTAATTCTGTGGACTGTGTTGGCTGTATCCTTTATGGTTATCGCGATCTTTACTCGTCCGCCAAAGCATGAAACGGTAGAATTCTCAAGTGCATTAGACAGCGTGTCGCCTAATTATGATGTAATTGAAAAACTTACCCCGGCGGACAAAATGAATGGAAGCCGTATCATTATGTGGCTTATTGGAGTGGGTGGACTGGTAGCTATTCTATATAGTTTTATAAGCAAAGGCTTCCTCGGATCCCTATCTGTAAATTTTATCATTTTTTTGTTTCTCATTATTAACTGCTTTTTATATAATTCTCCACGTGCTTTTGTTGAAGCTCACAAGGACAATATGCGGCTTTCCTGTGAGGTTCTCATTCAGTTTCCGTTCTATGGTGGAATCATGGGACTGATGAATTGTGGACTGGGTCAGGTTATAGTAAGTGCTATCGTCTCTGTTGCCAATGCGCGGACAATGCCGCTGTTTTCATTTCTTTCGGCATCTGTTGTCAATCTGTTTATCCCATCACAAGGTGGGCAGTGGATTGTTCAAGGTCCTCTGATTGTTGATGCAGTTCAGCAGACTGGAGCAAACATGATTGATTGTATTAATGCTTTTGTGCTCGGCGATGAAGCTACAAATCTGCTCCAGCCGCTTTATGTAATTCCAGCATTGTCAGTTGTTGGAATGAAGCTCAAGGATGTATGGGGATTTATGGCATTCATCTGGGTCTTCTGGTCAGTTATTACATGTCTAGGTTTGTATTTTATTCCTATGTTTGTTTAG
- the scfA gene encoding six-cysteine ranthipeptide SCIFF has translation MKNVKTIAKPTLKTSACQGGCGECQTSCQSACKTSCTVANQECENTRRR, from the coding sequence TTGAAGAATGTAAAGACAATTGCAAAACCCACATTAAAAACATCAGCTTGTCAGGGAGGCTGCGGTGAATGTCAGACATCATGCCAGTCTGCTTGCAAAACTTCTTGTACTGTTGCAAATCAGGAATGCGAAAATACCAGACGTAGATAG
- a CDS encoding Mini-ribonuclease 3: protein MGISMEKTDQTAYMNTTVLAYMGDAVYEVFVREHVIASGQIHADRLHQSAVRYVRAEGQAKALKKMLEDLSETELALVKRARNKKITSKPKNADPITYKWATAFEALIGYLHLSGQKARRNEIMEQTVSIIEKL from the coding sequence ATGGGAATAAGTATGGAAAAAACAGATCAAACAGCGTATATGAATACGACGGTGCTTGCTTATATGGGAGATGCGGTATATGAAGTATTTGTTCGTGAGCATGTGATTGCAAGTGGACAAATTCATGCAGATCGGCTGCATCAATCAGCTGTCAGATATGTAAGAGCGGAAGGGCAGGCAAAAGCATTAAAGAAAATGCTTGAAGATTTATCGGAAACTGAACTGGCGTTGGTGAAGCGGGCGCGAAATAAAAAAATAACTTCAAAACCGAAGAATGCAGACCCCATTACGTATAAATGGGCGACGGCATTTGAAGCGCTGATTGGATACCTGCACCTGAGTGGACAGAAGGCCCGCAGAAATGAGATTATGGAACAAACCGTTTCTATTATTGAAAAGCTTTGA